The Pirellulimonas nuda genome includes a region encoding these proteins:
- a CDS encoding peroxiredoxin-like family protein, which translates to MLVRRICVLLMLAAPAALAETEKPLPSLQKKLDDMAAGFADRAPVEMQKKFAQGILDVKSLGLAETALKVGDPAPQAKLLSTKGEPVDFSSVWSDGPAVVIFYRGGWCPYCNVQLKAWADAVDRVRDAGATIVAITPEMPDAAAETAKSQELNYNVLVDQGNKLAGELGITYRLPDSILPIYESRMKISERNGDDSYTLPLAATYVIDSDGVIRYAFLDADYKRRAEPSDVLEAVGKLGKPASPAPAR; encoded by the coding sequence ATGCTTGTTCGACGAATCTGCGTCCTCTTGATGCTTGCCGCCCCCGCCGCCCTAGCCGAGACCGAGAAGCCCTTGCCATCGCTCCAGAAGAAGCTCGACGACATGGCCGCCGGCTTCGCCGATCGTGCGCCCGTTGAAATGCAGAAGAAGTTCGCCCAGGGGATCCTCGACGTAAAGTCGCTGGGGCTGGCAGAGACGGCGCTTAAGGTCGGCGACCCCGCCCCCCAGGCCAAGCTGCTCAGCACCAAGGGCGAACCGGTTGATTTCAGCAGCGTCTGGAGCGACGGCCCGGCCGTGGTGATCTTCTACCGCGGCGGGTGGTGCCCGTACTGCAACGTGCAGCTCAAGGCGTGGGCAGACGCGGTCGACCGCGTGCGTGACGCCGGCGCCACGATCGTGGCGATCACGCCCGAGATGCCCGACGCCGCGGCCGAGACGGCCAAGAGCCAGGAGCTCAACTACAACGTGCTGGTCGACCAGGGGAACAAGCTGGCCGGTGAGCTCGGCATCACCTACCGGCTGCCCGACTCGATCCTGCCGATCTACGAGTCGCGGATGAAGATCTCAGAGCGGAACGGGGACGACAGCTATACGCTCCCGTTGGCGGCGACCTACGTGATCGATTCCGACGGCGTGATCCGCTACGCGTTCCTCGACGCCGACTACAAGCGGCGTGCGGAGCCCTCGGACGTGCTCGAAGCCGTCGGCAAGCTCGGCAAGCCGGCCTCCCCAGCCCCCGCGCGTTAA
- a CDS encoding DUF1579 domain-containing protein: MKMLRDVSLGLLWLAVCAPFSVAADTAEMPPLPQPTAQHEQMAREAGVWDAKVSMWYEPGAEADQSTAVETNTMLGSFWLLSKFEGQMAGDPFVGHSQTGYDPTQEKYVGTWVDSVSPYMTSMSGNYDVKTHTLSMNTECRCFMTGEMRAGRMVTKYVDNDTKVLEMYGPDEAGKEYLMMRIDYKRRK; encoded by the coding sequence ATGAAAATGCTACGCGATGTCTCATTGGGTCTATTGTGGTTGGCGGTTTGCGCGCCGTTCTCGGTCGCCGCAGACACAGCCGAGATGCCCCCGCTGCCGCAGCCCACGGCCCAGCACGAGCAGATGGCCCGCGAAGCGGGGGTGTGGGACGCCAAGGTGTCCATGTGGTACGAGCCGGGCGCCGAGGCCGATCAGTCGACCGCGGTCGAGACCAACACGATGCTCGGCTCGTTTTGGCTGCTCAGCAAGTTCGAGGGGCAGATGGCGGGCGATCCGTTCGTCGGCCACAGCCAGACCGGCTACGACCCGACGCAAGAAAAGTACGTCGGCACGTGGGTCGACTCGGTCAGCCCGTACATGACCTCGATGTCGGGCAATTACGACGTCAAGACGCACACCCTCTCGATGAACACCGAGTGCCGCTGCTTCATGACCGGCGAGATGCGGGCCGGGCGGATGGTGACCAAGTACGTCGACAACGACACGAAGGTGCTCGAGATGTACGGCCCCGACGAAGCGGGCAAGGAGTACCTGATGATGCGGATCGACTACAAACGGCGCAAGTAG
- a CDS encoding metallophosphoesterase family protein, with protein MKPRTIAIGDVHGCLAALEAVLDAVQPRPEDTVVTLGDYIDRGPDSRGVIDRLIKLQRQTRLVPILGNHEEMMIRVLRGDAPMAWWQQYGGVETLASYGYDGDPKVIPAAHLEFLNACRDTHEDAGFLYLHAQYVWDEPLDHQPAEALRWQSLDERFPEPHVSGKTAIVGHTSQKDGEVLDAGYLKCIDTFCHGGGWLTAIEPATGRLWQADRTGRRR; from the coding sequence GTGAAGCCCCGCACCATTGCTATCGGCGACGTCCACGGCTGCCTCGCCGCGCTCGAAGCGGTGCTGGACGCCGTCCAGCCGCGTCCCGAGGATACCGTGGTGACCCTGGGAGACTACATCGACCGCGGCCCCGACAGCCGGGGGGTGATCGACCGGCTCATCAAGCTTCAGCGCCAGACGCGGCTCGTGCCGATCCTGGGGAACCATGAAGAGATGATGATCCGCGTGCTGCGTGGCGACGCCCCCATGGCGTGGTGGCAGCAGTACGGGGGCGTCGAGACGCTGGCGTCGTACGGCTACGACGGCGACCCGAAGGTCATCCCCGCTGCACATCTCGAGTTTCTCAACGCCTGCCGCGACACGCACGAGGACGCCGGGTTCCTCTATCTCCATGCCCAGTACGTTTGGGACGAGCCGCTGGACCACCAGCCCGCCGAGGCGCTGCGTTGGCAGAGTCTGGACGAACGCTTCCCCGAGCCGCACGTGAGCGGCAAGACGGCGATCGTGGGGCACACGTCGCAGAAAGACGGCGAGGTGCTCGACGCCGGCTACCTCAAGTGCATCGACACCTTCTGCCACGGCGGCGGCTGGCTCACGGCGATCGAGCCAGCCACCGGCCGGTTGTGGCAGGCGGACCGCACGGGAAGGCGCCGTTGA
- a CDS encoding TVP38/TMEM64 family protein, which translates to MPTPTESTSALGAGGWLRVAAPAALMIGLTAAFALLPVGDYLKSLLAWVDALGPWGPAAFVALYVLATVLFVPGLVLTLGGGFLFGVVWGSLLVSLASVLGAVAALLVGRYAARDAVRGMAERFPKFAAIDKGVEQEGFKIVLLTRLSPLLPFNALNYLYGLTGVRLRDYTLASWLGMLPATVLYVYFGSLAGDLARVASGEGIGGPWKWALLAVGLAATVTVTVVVTRMAGRALRERVDSSDE; encoded by the coding sequence ATGCCTACCCCGACCGAGTCAACGTCTGCTCTGGGCGCCGGCGGTTGGCTGCGGGTCGCGGCGCCCGCGGCGCTTATGATCGGTCTCACGGCCGCGTTCGCGTTGCTCCCGGTAGGCGACTACCTGAAGTCGCTGCTGGCCTGGGTCGACGCGCTCGGGCCTTGGGGCCCCGCCGCCTTCGTGGCCCTGTACGTGCTCGCGACGGTGCTCTTTGTACCGGGGCTGGTGCTGACGCTCGGCGGTGGATTTCTGTTCGGCGTGGTGTGGGGGTCGCTGCTCGTGTCGCTCGCGAGCGTCCTCGGCGCTGTGGCCGCGCTGCTCGTCGGACGCTACGCCGCCCGCGACGCGGTGCGCGGCATGGCCGAGCGTTTCCCGAAGTTCGCCGCGATCGACAAAGGGGTTGAGCAGGAAGGCTTCAAGATCGTGCTGCTGACGCGGCTCAGCCCGTTGCTGCCGTTCAATGCGCTCAACTATCTGTACGGCCTGACCGGCGTGCGGCTGCGGGACTACACGCTGGCGAGCTGGCTCGGCATGCTTCCCGCCACGGTGCTGTACGTCTACTTTGGTTCTCTGGCGGGCGACCTGGCCCGCGTAGCCTCGGGCGAGGGGATCGGCGGCCCGTGGAAGTGGGCGCTGCTGGCGGTGGGCCTAGCGGCGACCGTCACGGTGACCGTGGTCGTGACGCGCATGGCGGGCCGCGCACTGCGCGAACGTGTAGACAGCTCTGACGAATAG
- a CDS encoding mercuric reductase produces MIELEPPTPANRRLAANVHPAGWTNTAPEGRYHLVVIGAGTAGLVAASVAAGLGARVALVERRLMGGDCLNVGCVPSKGLIAAARAAAAGASVEFSAAMERMREVRADISVNDSAQRFREKGVDVYFGDARFVDRQTIAVDDCRLRFRRAIIATGARAMAPPIPGLDSARYLTNESVFSLTELPASLGVIGAGPIGCELAQAFARLGSRVHLISDSADAGGPTLLPREDPEAAAIVREALRRDGVSLHSHGKQVRVARDGEQTRVECDASPDYPIVVEKLLVAAGRAPNVEGMGLEDVGIEFDPKQGVKVDDRLRTTNARVFAAGDVCSEYKFTHAADFQARLAVRNALMPWPLNRGKASGLVIPWCTYTTPELAHVGLTQRGAAKQNTQLRTFRQELAEVDRSLLAGETEGFVKIHLHAKHDRILGATIVAPHAGELIGELSLAMTHGLGLGKIATAIHPYPTVAEAIRKCGDAYNRTRLTPTVKRVLDAWLRLTR; encoded by the coding sequence GTGATTGAGCTCGAGCCCCCAACCCCCGCGAACCGCCGGCTAGCCGCCAATGTTCATCCCGCGGGGTGGACCAACACGGCGCCGGAGGGTCGGTATCACCTCGTCGTGATCGGCGCCGGCACGGCCGGGCTGGTGGCGGCGTCGGTGGCGGCGGGGCTGGGGGCCCGGGTGGCGCTGGTCGAGCGCCGGCTGATGGGGGGCGATTGCCTGAACGTGGGCTGCGTCCCTTCAAAAGGGCTGATCGCGGCGGCCCGCGCCGCCGCGGCAGGAGCGTCGGTCGAGTTCTCGGCCGCGATGGAGCGCATGCGCGAGGTCCGTGCAGACATCAGCGTGAACGACTCTGCCCAGCGGTTCCGGGAGAAGGGGGTCGACGTCTACTTCGGCGACGCCCGCTTTGTCGATCGCCAAACGATCGCCGTCGACGACTGCCGCTTGAGGTTCCGGCGGGCGATTATCGCTACCGGCGCGCGGGCCATGGCGCCCCCGATCCCTGGGCTCGACTCGGCCCGTTACCTCACCAACGAGTCGGTCTTCTCGCTCACCGAGCTGCCGGCTTCGCTTGGCGTGATCGGCGCCGGGCCGATCGGGTGCGAGCTGGCCCAGGCGTTCGCGCGGCTCGGCAGCCGGGTTCATCTAATCTCGGACTCCGCAGACGCCGGGGGCCCGACCCTGCTGCCGCGCGAAGACCCCGAGGCCGCGGCGATCGTCCGCGAAGCGCTACGGCGCGACGGCGTGAGCCTGCACTCCCACGGCAAGCAAGTGCGGGTCGCCCGAGACGGAGAACAGACCCGCGTTGAGTGCGACGCCTCGCCGGACTACCCGATCGTGGTCGAGAAGCTGTTGGTGGCCGCGGGGCGGGCGCCCAACGTCGAGGGGATGGGGCTCGAAGACGTCGGCATCGAGTTCGACCCCAAGCAGGGCGTGAAGGTCGACGACCGGCTCCGCACCACCAACGCCCGCGTCTTCGCCGCCGGCGACGTCTGCTCCGAGTACAAGTTCACCCACGCGGCCGACTTCCAGGCCCGGCTCGCGGTGCGCAACGCGTTGATGCCCTGGCCGCTCAACCGCGGCAAGGCCAGCGGGTTAGTAATCCCCTGGTGCACGTACACGACGCCCGAGCTGGCGCACGTCGGGCTCACCCAGCGCGGCGCCGCCAAGCAGAACACCCAGCTCCGCACCTTCCGCCAAGAGCTCGCCGAAGTCGATCGATCTCTGCTCGCCGGCGAGACCGAGGGGTTCGTCAAGATCCACCTCCATGCCAAGCACGACCGCATCCTCGGCGCAACGATCGTCGCCCCGCACGCCGGCGAGCTCATTGGCGAGCTCTCGCTCGCCATGACGCACGGGCTGGGGCTGGGGAAGATCGCCACCGCGATCCACCCCTACCCAACGGTCGCAGAAGCCATCCGCAAGTGCGGCGACGCCTACAACCGCACCCGCCTAACGCCAACGGTCAAACGGGTGCTCGATGCGTGGTTGCGTTTGACCCGCTAG
- a CDS encoding acetolactate synthase large subunit: MKASDLLVRCLEAEGVEHIFGVPGEENLDFLDSLSRSSIRLILTRHEQAAGFMAATYGRLTGKPGVCLSTLGPGATNLVTAGAYAQLGAMPMLMITGQKPIKTSKQGHFQIIDTCDMMQPITKYTRQIVSADNIPSRVREAFRLAEQERPGAVHLELPEDIAGEATEGQPMPASRVRRPVAEEKSIRFAVEMIESAKRPLILIGAAANRKLTCRMLRRLIDSTGIPFFSTQMGKGVADEAHPLCLGCAALSSGDFLHQAVAAADVIVNIGHDVVEKPPFFMLPGGVKVIHVNFTTAEVDPVYFPQVEVVGDIANSVWQLANHIRPSDDWDFARFHEVRSAFLEHKARDIDDPRFPICPQRLVADVGRAMPDDGILALDNGIYKIWFARNYEAHQPNTVLLDNALASMGAGLPSAMAARLVNPKRAVMAICGDGGFMMNAQDLETAVRLDQNLVVLILNDHGYGMIKWKQEHMGFADFGLDFTNPDFVKFAEAHGARGHRVESTDALLPLLQECLSTGGVDIIDIPVDYTDNQTVLNEEIPRLSAAL, translated from the coding sequence ATGAAGGCATCCGATTTGTTGGTCCGCTGCCTCGAAGCCGAGGGGGTAGAGCACATCTTCGGGGTTCCCGGGGAAGAGAACCTCGACTTCCTCGATTCGCTATCCCGCTCGTCGATCCGCTTGATCCTCACCCGCCACGAGCAGGCGGCCGGGTTTATGGCCGCTACTTACGGCCGGCTCACCGGCAAGCCGGGCGTGTGCCTTAGCACGCTGGGGCCGGGGGCCACCAACCTGGTGACCGCGGGCGCGTACGCGCAGTTGGGCGCGATGCCGATGCTGATGATCACCGGGCAGAAGCCCATCAAGACCAGCAAGCAGGGACATTTTCAGATCATCGACACCTGCGACATGATGCAGCCCATCACCAAGTACACCCGGCAGATCGTCTCGGCAGACAATATCCCCTCGCGTGTGCGGGAGGCGTTCCGGCTGGCCGAGCAGGAACGCCCCGGCGCGGTGCATCTAGAGCTTCCCGAAGACATCGCCGGGGAAGCGACGGAGGGCCAACCGATGCCCGCCAGCCGCGTCCGCCGCCCGGTAGCCGAGGAGAAGTCCATCCGCTTCGCGGTAGAGATGATCGAGTCGGCCAAACGGCCGCTCATCTTGATCGGCGCCGCGGCAAACCGGAAGCTCACCTGCCGGATGCTGCGGCGGCTGATCGACTCGACCGGCATCCCGTTCTTCAGCACGCAGATGGGCAAGGGCGTCGCCGACGAGGCGCACCCGCTCTGCCTGGGTTGTGCCGCCCTCAGCTCGGGCGACTTCTTGCACCAAGCAGTGGCGGCCGCCGACGTGATCGTGAACATCGGGCACGACGTGGTTGAGAAGCCGCCGTTCTTCATGCTGCCCGGCGGCGTGAAGGTGATCCACGTCAACTTCACCACCGCGGAGGTCGACCCCGTTTACTTCCCGCAGGTCGAGGTGGTGGGCGACATCGCCAACAGCGTCTGGCAGCTCGCGAACCACATCCGCCCGTCGGACGATTGGGACTTCGCACGGTTCCACGAGGTACGCAGCGCGTTCCTCGAGCACAAGGCGCGAGACATCGACGACCCGCGGTTCCCCATCTGCCCGCAGCGGCTGGTGGCCGATGTCGGGCGCGCGATGCCCGACGACGGCATCCTGGCGCTGGACAACGGCATCTACAAGATCTGGTTCGCCCGCAACTACGAGGCCCACCAGCCCAACACCGTGCTGCTGGACAACGCCCTGGCGAGCATGGGCGCCGGGCTCCCCTCCGCGATGGCCGCTCGGCTGGTGAACCCCAAGCGGGCCGTGATGGCCATCTGCGGTGACGGCGGCTTCATGATGAACGCTCAAGACCTAGAGACCGCCGTCCGGCTCGACCAAAACCTAGTGGTGCTGATCCTCAACGACCACGGCTACGGCATGATCAAGTGGAAGCAAGAACACATGGGGTTCGCCGACTTCGGGCTGGACTTCACGAATCCCGACTTCGTCAAGTTCGCCGAGGCGCACGGCGCCCGCGGCCATCGCGTGGAGTCGACCGACGCACTGCTTCCCTTGCTGCAAGAATGCCTGTCGACCGGTGGCGTCGACATCATCGACATTCCGGTCGACTACACGGACAATCAAACGGTGCTGAACGAAGAGATCCCGCGGCTCAGCGCGGCCCTCTGA
- a CDS encoding type II toxin-antitoxin system Phd/YefM family antitoxin — MAIQTSYSRARSQFASLLDAVTEDHEVVIVSRRGKEDIAMISAAELSGLVETAHLLRSQKNAKRLLAALGRAESKGGKPVAIDRLRRELNLQAE; from the coding sequence GTGGCCATCCAGACAAGCTACTCGCGGGCGAGATCGCAATTCGCTTCGCTTTTGGACGCGGTAACGGAAGATCACGAGGTCGTCATCGTCAGCCGGCGTGGCAAAGAGGACATAGCAATGATCTCTGCGGCGGAACTTAGCGGGCTGGTTGAGACCGCGCACCTGCTCCGATCGCAAAAGAACGCTAAGAGGCTGCTAGCGGCGCTCGGACGTGCAGAATCGAAGGGGGGCAAGCCCGTCGCCATCGACCGCTTGCGGCGAGAACTGAACCTCCAAGCCGAGTGA
- a CDS encoding Txe/YoeB family addiction module toxin has product MAKKQPARIAVFQDEFREDLLWWVKQNRKTALRLLDLVEAVMRDPFAGVGKPEPLKHLAPGVWSRRLTQEHRLVYLVRDARVDFLQARYHY; this is encoded by the coding sequence GTGGCCAAGAAGCAACCAGCCCGCATCGCGGTGTTTCAGGACGAGTTTCGTGAAGACCTCCTCTGGTGGGTTAAACAGAACCGCAAGACGGCGCTGCGATTGCTGGACCTAGTCGAGGCGGTCATGCGGGATCCATTCGCCGGCGTCGGCAAGCCTGAACCGCTCAAGCACCTCGCGCCCGGCGTCTGGTCGCGCCGCCTCACCCAAGAGCACCGGCTTGTGTATCTGGTGCGAGACGCGAGGGTTGACTTCTTGCAGGCTCGATACCACTACTGA
- a CDS encoding aldehyde dehydrogenase family protein has translation MLNKTFPFYLANKPESPNADLEVTDKYTGEVATRVAMASASDIDRGISAAVEAAPAMAAMPPFERQTVLDHCVARFRERFDELAMALCIEAGKPIKDSRGEVTRLIDTFRVAAEESVRIDGELLNLEISPRARGYRGMVKHVPIGPCSFISPFNFPLNLAAHKVAPALAAGCPFVLKPASRTPIGALMIGEVLAETDLPAGAFSILPCHRDGADLFTTDERLKLLSFTGSPEVGWALKAKAGKKPVILELGGNAACIVDADTDIADAVDRLVIGAFYQSGQSCIGVQRILIHESIYDELRDRLVEKTKTLVAGDPKNEDTFIGPMISEGEAERLHDWINEAKQAGATVLCGGGREGAMLEATLLEDVPRDLKVCTEEAFGPVAVLSRFSDFGEALKQTNDSKFGLQAGVFTRDWYKIQQAWDTLEVGGVVIGDVPSWRVDNMPYGGVKDSGLGREGIRYAIHDMTEPRLLVIRTP, from the coding sequence ATGCTCAACAAAACTTTCCCCTTCTACCTCGCCAACAAGCCCGAGTCGCCCAACGCCGACCTCGAGGTGACCGACAAATACACCGGCGAGGTCGCTACGCGTGTCGCGATGGCCTCCGCTAGCGACATCGACCGTGGGATCAGCGCCGCGGTCGAGGCGGCGCCGGCTATGGCGGCGATGCCGCCGTTCGAGCGGCAGACGGTGCTCGACCACTGCGTGGCTCGGTTCCGTGAGCGGTTCGACGAGCTGGCGATGGCGCTCTGCATCGAGGCGGGCAAACCGATCAAGGACTCGCGCGGCGAGGTCACCCGGCTGATCGACACCTTCCGCGTGGCGGCCGAGGAGTCGGTCCGCATCGACGGCGAGCTGCTGAACCTCGAGATCTCGCCCCGGGCCCGCGGCTACCGCGGCATGGTCAAGCACGTGCCCATCGGGCCCTGCTCGTTCATCTCGCCGTTCAATTTCCCGCTCAACCTAGCGGCGCACAAAGTGGCGCCGGCGTTGGCCGCGGGGTGCCCGTTTGTGCTCAAGCCGGCCAGCCGGACGCCGATCGGGGCGCTGATGATCGGCGAGGTGCTGGCCGAGACCGACCTGCCGGCCGGCGCGTTCAGCATCCTCCCCTGCCACCGCGACGGCGCCGACCTGTTCACCACGGACGAGCGCCTCAAGCTGCTCTCGTTCACGGGCTCCCCCGAGGTGGGCTGGGCCCTCAAGGCCAAGGCGGGCAAGAAGCCGGTTATCCTGGAGCTCGGCGGAAACGCGGCCTGCATTGTAGACGCCGACACAGATATTGCCGACGCGGTCGATCGCCTCGTGATCGGCGCCTTCTACCAGTCGGGGCAGAGCTGCATCGGCGTGCAGCGGATCCTCATCCATGAAAGCATCTACGACGAGCTTCGCGACCGGCTCGTTGAGAAGACCAAGACCCTGGTCGCCGGTGACCCGAAGAACGAAGACACCTTCATCGGCCCGATGATCAGCGAGGGCGAGGCCGAGCGGCTGCACGATTGGATCAACGAAGCCAAGCAGGCCGGCGCCACAGTGCTGTGCGGCGGCGGCCGCGAGGGCGCCATGCTTGAAGCCACCCTGCTGGAAGACGTGCCGCGGGACCTCAAGGTCTGCACCGAGGAGGCGTTCGGACCGGTCGCGGTGCTGAGCCGGTTCAGCGATTTCGGCGAGGCCCTTAAGCAGACCAACGACAGCAAGTTCGGCCTGCAAGCAGGCGTCTTCACCCGCGACTGGTACAAGATCCAGCAGGCCTGGGACACGCTAGAGGTCGGCGGCGTGGTGATCGGCGACGTGCCAAGCTGGCGCGTCGACAACATGCCGTACGGCGGCGTCAAAGACAGCGGCCTGGGCCGCGAAGGGATCCGTTACGCCATCCACGACATGACCGAACCCCGGCTGTTGGTAATCCGCACGCCGTGA
- the gdhA gene encoding NADP-specific glutamate dehydrogenase, which translates to MFFEHCQEADDFLAGLERRNEGEPEFLQAVEEFVRTVMPFVLDHQKYIDAQILERMTEADRIIIFRVTWEDDLGQIRANRAWRVQFNNSIGPYKGGLRFHPSVNLSILKFLGFEQTFKNSLTGLPMGGAKGGSNFNPKGKSDREVMRFCQSMMIELHRHIGEDTDVPAGDIGVGGREIGYLFGQYKRLENRVTGILTGKGLSFGGSKVRTEATGFGSVYFCENMLGHRGDSLRGKTCLVSGSGNVALYTVDKLHTLGAKAVTLSDSDGFIHDPAGIDQDKLRFLKDLKEVRRGRISEYAERFKGVTFHKDQTPWGVPADAAFPSATQNEISAKDAETMIENGVQAVCEGANMPTELAGIHQFLQAGVLFGPAKAANAGGVAVSGLEQSQNALRLSWSHQEVEARLQGIMHDIHAKCVEYGENPDGTVNYVKGANLGGFVKVADAMLAYGAV; encoded by the coding sequence ATGTTCTTCGAGCACTGCCAAGAGGCCGACGACTTCCTCGCCGGCCTCGAACGCCGCAACGAGGGTGAGCCGGAGTTCCTGCAGGCGGTGGAGGAGTTCGTGCGGACGGTGATGCCGTTCGTGCTGGACCATCAGAAGTACATCGACGCCCAGATCCTCGAGCGGATGACCGAGGCGGACCGGATCATCATCTTCCGCGTCACCTGGGAAGACGACCTCGGGCAGATCCGCGCCAACCGTGCGTGGCGGGTGCAGTTCAACAACTCCATCGGGCCGTACAAGGGGGGGCTGCGGTTCCACCCGTCGGTGAACCTCAGCATCCTCAAGTTCTTGGGGTTCGAGCAGACGTTCAAGAACAGCCTAACGGGGCTCCCCATGGGGGGCGCGAAGGGGGGCTCGAACTTTAACCCCAAGGGCAAGAGCGACCGCGAGGTGATGCGCTTCTGCCAGAGCATGATGATCGAGCTCCACCGCCACATCGGCGAAGACACCGACGTGCCCGCCGGCGACATCGGCGTCGGCGGACGCGAGATCGGCTACCTGTTCGGCCAGTACAAGCGGCTGGAGAACCGCGTCACCGGCATCCTCACCGGCAAGGGGCTCTCGTTCGGCGGCAGCAAGGTCCGCACCGAGGCGACCGGCTTCGGCAGCGTCTACTTCTGCGAGAACATGCTGGGCCACCGCGGCGACTCGCTACGCGGCAAGACCTGCCTGGTGAGCGGCTCGGGGAACGTCGCCCTCTACACCGTCGACAAGCTCCACACGCTCGGCGCCAAGGCCGTGACGCTAAGCGACTCCGACGGCTTCATCCACGACCCCGCCGGGATCGACCAAGACAAGCTCCGCTTCCTCAAGGACCTAAAAGAGGTCCGCCGCGGCCGCATCAGCGAGTACGCCGAACGCTTCAAGGGGGTCACGTTCCACAAGGACCAAACCCCCTGGGGGGTGCCCGCCGACGCCGCGTTCCCCAGCGCCACGCAGAACGAGATTTCTGCCAAAGACGCCGAGACGATGATCGAGAACGGCGTGCAGGCCGTGTGCGAGGGCGCCAACATGCCTACCGAACTCGCAGGCATCCACCAGTTCCTGCAAGCGGGCGTGCTGTTCGGGCCCGCCAAGGCCGCCAACGCCGGCGGCGTCGCGGTGAGCGGGCTCGAACAAAGCCAGAACGCCCTACGCCTCTCCTGGAGCCACCAAGAGGTCGAGGCCCGCCTGCAGGGCATCATGCACGACATCCACGCCAAGTGCGTCGAGTACGGCGAGAACCCAGACGGCACGGTCAACTACGTCAAAGGCGCCAACCTCGGCGGCTTTGTGAAGGTCGCCGACGCAATGCTCGCCTACGGGGCGGTTTAG
- a CDS encoding helix-turn-helix domain-containing protein: MSHTIHTSLSDALREALLSDSTSYAEVSRQTGLARPSLMSFAKGHRSLRLDLADKLAAYYRVEIILPTKET; encoded by the coding sequence ATGTCTCACACAATACACACGTCGCTGTCCGACGCCCTGCGTGAAGCACTGCTTTCCGACAGCACCAGCTACGCCGAGGTTAGTCGCCAAACGGGGCTTGCGCGGCCGAGCCTGATGTCGTTCGCAAAGGGGCATCGATCGCTCCGCCTCGATCTAGCCGACAAGCTCGCCGCCTACTACCGCGTCGAGATCATCCTGCCGACCAAGGAAACGTAG